In a genomic window of Syntrophales bacterium:
- a CDS encoding metallophosphoesterase, with product MTIFTFLLPFFLLYGGLHFYTFLKVKRVIHTGPIADLCLIVFLVTMVFAPLIVRLAEKDGFDSLSRIMSHTGYTWMGVLFLFFCLSLIFDIYHFLIYTSGLILHRNFSHLILSPPYTFIISLLISLGINMYGYFEAKDIRTERIIIKTPKLPAEVGRIRIVQVSDVHLGIVVGKKRLKRIVEEVKKAEPEMLLSTGDLLDGQINNLPLPAEFLRDLHPVYGKFAITGNHEFYAGLDYALDFTRRAGFTVLRGEGVTVAGLINIAGVDDPAGKSFGLYREVSEKELLSRLPRQNFTLLLKHQPVVDRDAFELCDLQLSGHTHKGQIFPFSLITRFYFPLHDGYFHLADHSSLYVSRGTGTWGPPIRFLSPPEVTIIELVHDNNL from the coding sequence ATGACGATCTTTACTTTTCTGCTACCCTTTTTCCTCCTCTACGGTGGGCTCCATTTCTATACCTTTCTGAAGGTAAAGAGGGTTATTCACACTGGTCCCATAGCCGACCTCTGCCTGATTGTCTTCCTTGTGACTATGGTTTTTGCCCCCCTCATCGTACGATTAGCGGAAAAGGATGGTTTTGATTCTTTATCCCGTATCATGTCCCATACCGGATATACATGGATGGGGGTACTATTTTTATTCTTTTGCCTTTCCCTTATTTTTGACATCTATCATTTTCTTATATATACAAGTGGCCTTATCCTTCACAGAAATTTTTCTCATCTGATCCTTTCACCTCCATATACTTTCATTATATCTCTCCTAATTTCTTTAGGTATCAATATGTATGGTTACTTCGAGGCAAAAGACATTCGGACAGAAAGAATCATAATAAAAACCCCTAAGCTTCCTGCAGAAGTGGGTAGGATCAGGATCGTACAGGTCTCCGACGTTCATCTCGGGATCGTTGTGGGGAAAAAACGTCTGAAAAGAATAGTCGAGGAAGTCAAAAAGGCAGAACCTGAGATGCTGTTATCAACAGGAGATCTCCTGGACGGACAGATCAATAACCTTCCTCTACCTGCTGAATTCTTAAGAGACTTGCATCCGGTATACGGGAAATTTGCGATTACAGGAAACCACGAATTTTATGCAGGTCTTGATTATGCCCTCGATTTTACGCGCCGGGCAGGATTTACGGTCCTCAGGGGAGAGGGTGTAACCGTAGCAGGATTGATTAATATCGCCGGTGTTGATGATCCAGCCGGAAAGAGCTTTGGCCTTTACAGAGAGGTCTCAGAAAAGGAGCTACTTTCAAGACTTCCCCGCCAGAATTTTACCCTCTTACTCAAACATCAACCGGTCGTGGACAGGGACGCTTTTGAACTCTGTGATTTACAGCTCTCCGGCCATACCCACAAGGGACAGATTTTTCCCTTCAGCCTTATTACTCGGTTCTATTTTCCTTTACACGACGGATATTTCCATCTTGCGGACCATTCATCT